A DNA window from Mycolicibacter hiberniae contains the following coding sequences:
- a CDS encoding glycosyltransferase 87 family protein, producing MTTSRPAEPGRRHGGINGRAVWWIFTALTMAALGYMTWRALGSTPYHIDVDVYRMAAQAWRDGQPLYGQNWFQTQIDGTVLPFTYPPIAAVLFAPLTWVSLGTATVVLTIVSTLLLVVSITIVLTGLGVSVETSPGCGPAWWRRAVVAAAIVAAAIWLDAEPIWANFDFGQVNAVLMTLVIADCAPRRTYWPRGTLLGVAVALKLTPAVFVLYFLLRGDRRAAVTTVVSFLGATLLGFAMAWSDSWQYWTRTVTDTDRIGGATLNTNQNLAGALARLPLGEQLRSLLWLAGCLVVLAVTVWAARRVLSAGEPILALVCVALFGLVVSPVSWSHHWVWMLPAVVVTAVVASRHRAPVLGALSVIGVALMMRSPIELLPEHHETGAAWWRQLAGTSYVWWALAMVVTAGATLRPSPRTNPDQPAAVSGNRATG from the coding sequence ATGACTACATCGCGGCCGGCCGAGCCGGGCCGTCGGCACGGGGGCATCAACGGTAGGGCCGTTTGGTGGATCTTCACGGCGCTGACGATGGCAGCTCTGGGCTACATGACGTGGCGGGCATTGGGCAGCACGCCGTATCACATCGACGTCGACGTCTACCGGATGGCGGCCCAGGCCTGGCGTGACGGCCAGCCGCTCTACGGCCAGAACTGGTTCCAAACCCAGATCGACGGCACCGTCCTGCCGTTCACCTATCCCCCGATCGCCGCGGTGTTGTTCGCCCCACTCACCTGGGTTTCGCTGGGCACCGCCACCGTCGTGTTGACCATCGTCTCGACGTTGCTGCTGGTGGTGTCGATCACGATCGTGCTGACCGGCCTGGGGGTGAGTGTCGAGACGAGTCCGGGTTGCGGCCCGGCCTGGTGGCGCCGCGCTGTGGTGGCCGCGGCGATCGTGGCGGCGGCCATCTGGTTAGACGCCGAACCGATCTGGGCCAACTTCGACTTCGGCCAGGTCAATGCGGTGTTGATGACCCTGGTGATCGCCGACTGTGCGCCGCGGCGCACCTACTGGCCGCGCGGCACCCTGCTGGGTGTGGCGGTGGCGCTGAAGCTGACCCCGGCCGTGTTCGTGCTCTATTTCCTGTTGCGCGGCGACCGGCGCGCCGCGGTCACCACGGTGGTGTCGTTTCTGGGCGCGACCCTGCTGGGCTTCGCAATGGCCTGGAGCGACTCCTGGCAGTACTGGACGCGCACCGTCACCGACACCGACCGCATCGGCGGAGCGACGCTGAACACCAACCAGAACCTGGCCGGGGCGCTGGCCCGGCTGCCGCTGGGCGAGCAGCTGCGCTCGCTGCTGTGGCTGGCCGGGTGCCTGGTGGTGCTTGCGGTGACCGTGTGGGCGGCCCGCCGCGTGCTCAGCGCGGGTGAACCGATCTTGGCGCTGGTCTGCGTGGCACTGTTCGGCCTGGTGGTGTCACCGGTGTCCTGGTCGCATCACTGGGTGTGGATGCTTCCCGCGGTGGTGGTGACCGCGGTGGTGGCGTCCCGGCACCGGGCGCCGGTGCTGGGAGCACTCAGCGTGATCGGGGTGGCGCTGATGATGCGCAGTCCGATCGAGTTGCTGCCCGAACATCATGAGACCGGCGCCGCGTGGTGGCGCCAATTGGCCGGAACGTCCTACGTGTGGTGGGCGCTGGCGATGGTCGTCACGGCCGGCGCGACGCTGCGGCCGTCCCCCCGGACGAATCCGGATCAGCCCGCCGCGGTCTCCGGAAACCGGGCGACCGGCTGA
- a CDS encoding polyadenylate-specific 3'-exoribonuclease AS produces the protein MTRYFYDTEFIEDGRTIELISIGVVAEDGREYYAVSTEFDPGRAGPWVRSHVLPKLPSPASKAWRSRSRIRADLEEFLGVERGDPIELWAWVGAYDHVVLCQLWGTMPELPAPIPRFTHELRQLWEDRGRPRLPPRSAGSHDALVDARDQLRRFQVITGSELA, from the coding sequence GTGACGAGGTATTTCTACGACACCGAGTTCATCGAGGACGGCCGCACCATCGAGTTGATCTCGATCGGCGTGGTCGCCGAGGACGGGCGCGAGTACTACGCGGTCTCCACCGAGTTCGACCCGGGCCGTGCGGGGCCGTGGGTGCGCTCGCACGTGTTGCCGAAGCTGCCGTCGCCGGCCTCGAAGGCGTGGCGCTCGCGCAGCCGGATTCGCGCGGACTTAGAGGAGTTCCTGGGCGTCGAGCGGGGGGACCCTATCGAGTTGTGGGCCTGGGTCGGCGCCTATGACCATGTGGTGCTCTGCCAGCTGTGGGGCACCATGCCTGAGCTGCCGGCGCCGATTCCGCGTTTCACCCACGAGCTGCGCCAGCTGTGGGAGGACCGGGGCCGGCCGCGGCTGCCACCGCGGTCGGCGGGCAGTCACGACGCGCTGGTGGACGCCCGCGATCAGCTGCGCCGTTTCCAGGTCATTACCGGCAGCGAACTGGCCTGA
- a CDS encoding class II 3-deoxy-7-phosphoheptulonate synthase: MNWTVDVPIDQLPALPPLPADLRERLDAALARPAVQQPSWPADQAKAMRTVLESVPPITVASEIERLKALLAQVARGEAFLLQGGDCAETFTDNTEPHIKANIRTLLQMAVVLTYGASMPVVKVARIAGQYAKPRSADIDALGLKSYRGDMVNGLAADAEVREHDPSRLVRAYANASAAMNLVRALTSSGLASLELVHDWNREFVRTSPAGARYEALAGEIDRGLKFMSACGVADRELQTAEIYASHEALVLDYERAMLRMGPGGADGSGAPKLYDLSAHYLWIGERTRQLDGAHVGLAEVIANPIGIKLGPTTSPELAVEYVERLDPHNEPGRLTLVSRMGNSKVRDLLPGIIEKVQATGHQVIWQCDPMHGNTHEASTGHKTRHFDRIVDEVQGFFEVHHALGTHPGGIHLEFTGEDVTECLGGAQDISDSDLGGRYETACDPRLNTQQSLELSFLVAEMLRG; encoded by the coding sequence GTGAACTGGACTGTTGACGTACCCATCGACCAGCTGCCGGCGTTGCCGCCGCTGCCCGCGGATCTGCGCGAGCGCCTCGACGCCGCGCTGGCCCGGCCGGCCGTCCAACAACCGAGCTGGCCCGCCGACCAGGCCAAGGCCATGCGCACGGTGTTGGAGAGCGTTCCGCCCATCACGGTGGCCTCCGAGATCGAGCGCCTCAAGGCGTTGCTGGCCCAGGTCGCCCGCGGGGAGGCCTTCCTGCTGCAGGGCGGCGACTGCGCCGAGACCTTCACCGACAACACCGAGCCGCACATCAAGGCGAACATCCGCACCCTGCTGCAGATGGCCGTGGTGCTCACCTACGGGGCCAGCATGCCGGTGGTCAAGGTGGCCCGGATCGCCGGTCAGTACGCCAAGCCGCGGTCGGCCGACATCGACGCGCTGGGCCTGAAGTCCTACCGCGGCGACATGGTCAACGGACTGGCCGCCGATGCCGAGGTACGTGAGCACGACCCGTCTCGGCTGGTGCGGGCCTACGCCAATGCCAGCGCCGCGATGAACCTGGTGCGGGCGCTGACGTCGTCGGGCCTGGCGTCACTGGAGTTGGTGCACGACTGGAACCGCGAGTTCGTCCGCACGTCGCCGGCGGGTGCTCGTTACGAGGCGCTGGCGGGGGAGATCGACCGCGGGCTGAAGTTCATGTCGGCGTGCGGGGTGGCCGACCGGGAGCTGCAGACCGCGGAGATCTACGCCAGCCACGAGGCCCTGGTGCTCGACTACGAGCGGGCCATGCTGCGGATGGGCCCGGGCGGCGCTGACGGCTCCGGTGCCCCCAAGCTCTACGACCTGTCGGCGCACTACCTGTGGATCGGGGAGCGGACTCGTCAGCTCGACGGCGCGCACGTCGGTCTGGCCGAGGTGATCGCCAACCCGATCGGCATCAAGCTGGGGCCGACGACCTCGCCGGAACTGGCGGTGGAGTACGTCGAGCGGCTCGACCCGCACAACGAGCCGGGCCGCCTGACCCTGGTCAGCCGGATGGGCAACAGCAAGGTGCGCGATCTGCTTCCCGGCATCATCGAAAAGGTCCAGGCCACCGGTCACCAGGTGATCTGGCAGTGCGACCCGATGCACGGCAACACCCATGAGGCGTCGACCGGCCACAAGACCCGCCACTTCGACCGGATCGTCGACGAGGTGCAGGGCTTCTTCGAGGTGCATCATGCGCTGGGCACTCACCCGGGCGGCATCCACCTGGAGTTCACCGGGGAAGACGTCACGGAGTGCCTCGGTGGCGCCCAAGACATTTCGGACTCGGATCTGGGCGGTCGCTACGAGACGGCGTGTGACCCGCGGCTCAACACCCAGCAGTCGCTGGAGTTGTCCTTCCTGGTCGCGGAGATGCTGCGGGGCTGA
- a CDS encoding protein kinase domain-containing protein produces MTSTWGGDSLEGTLLDGRYRVGARIATGGTSTVYRGMDERLDRPVAVKVMDLRYAGDQQFLARFQLEARAVARLKDPGLVAVYDQGFGTIHDPGQPFLVMELVEGGTLRELLNERGPMPPHAVAAVLRPVLSALGIAHQAGLVHRDVKPENILISDDGDVKIVDFGLVRAIAAAGITSTNVILGTAAYLSPEQVRDGNAGPASDVYSAGVLTYELLTGHTPFAGDSALTVAYQRLDHDVPLPSSAIDGVPGEFDDLVARATAREPQDRYPDGLQMARAVDLLTEALALPAFRVPAPRNSAQHVAAAPGRTPQQPAPPRHQTLHMTRGPQDWPEETGQSQLVTGQFGGVELSRFVLERQHARRMVLIWLAVVFALDAVVAAVAWTLGNNVGALL; encoded by the coding sequence GTGACTTCCACCTGGGGCGGCGACAGCTTGGAGGGCACCCTGCTCGACGGGCGGTACCGGGTGGGCGCCCGGATCGCCACCGGCGGCACCTCCACGGTGTACCGCGGCATGGACGAACGCCTCGACCGCCCGGTCGCGGTGAAGGTGATGGATCTGCGCTACGCCGGCGACCAGCAGTTCCTGGCCCGGTTCCAGCTCGAGGCCCGGGCGGTCGCCCGGCTCAAGGATCCGGGGCTGGTGGCGGTCTACGACCAGGGCTTCGGCACGATTCACGATCCCGGCCAGCCGTTTCTGGTGATGGAGCTCGTCGAGGGCGGCACGCTACGCGAACTGCTCAATGAACGCGGCCCGATGCCGCCGCACGCCGTCGCCGCGGTACTGCGCCCGGTGCTTTCGGCACTGGGGATCGCGCACCAGGCCGGGCTGGTGCACCGTGACGTCAAGCCGGAAAACATCCTGATCTCCGATGACGGCGACGTGAAGATCGTCGACTTCGGACTGGTGCGCGCCATCGCAGCGGCGGGAATCACGTCCACCAACGTGATTCTGGGTACCGCGGCCTATCTGTCCCCCGAGCAGGTGCGGGACGGAAACGCCGGCCCCGCCAGCGACGTCTACAGCGCCGGCGTACTCACCTATGAGCTGTTGACCGGCCACACGCCGTTCGCCGGCGACTCCGCGTTGACGGTGGCCTACCAGCGCCTGGATCACGATGTCCCGCTGCCCAGTTCGGCCATCGACGGCGTTCCCGGCGAATTCGACGACCTGGTCGCCCGGGCCACCGCCCGGGAGCCGCAGGACCGCTACCCCGATGGTCTGCAGATGGCTCGCGCGGTAGACCTGCTCACCGAAGCGCTGGCGCTGCCGGCGTTTCGGGTGCCCGCCCCCCGCAACTCCGCCCAGCACGTCGCGGCCGCACCCGGGCGCACGCCGCAGCAGCCGGCGCCGCCACGCCACCAGACCCTGCACATGACCCGGGGTCCGCAGGACTGGCCGGAGGAAACCGGTCAATCTCAGCTCGTGACAGGGCAATTCGGCGGCGTCGAACTGAGCCGATTCGTGCTGGAGCGCCAGCACGCACGCCGGATGGTGCTGATCTGGCTGGCCGTGGTGTTCGCGCTGGACGCCGTGGTCGCGGCGGTGGCGTGGACGCTGGGCAACAACGTCGGCGCGCTGCTGTAA
- a CDS encoding Rv2175c family DNA-binding protein produces the protein MSSIPASDDVLDPDEPTFDLPTVAEMLGVPVTKVHQYLRDNHLAAVRRNGVLLVPQVFFTADGDVIKSLPGLLALLHDGGYQRTEILRWLFTPDASLSLTRDGVREPVANARPIDALHAHQAREVMRRAQAMAY, from the coding sequence GTGAGCAGTATTCCGGCCTCAGATGACGTCCTCGATCCCGACGAACCGACTTTCGACCTGCCGACGGTGGCCGAGATGCTCGGGGTGCCCGTCACCAAAGTGCACCAGTACCTGCGTGACAACCATCTGGCCGCGGTGCGGCGAAACGGTGTGCTGCTGGTTCCGCAGGTGTTCTTCACCGCCGACGGCGACGTGATCAAGAGTCTGCCCGGGCTGTTGGCGCTGCTGCACGACGGCGGCTACCAGCGGACCGAGATTCTGCGGTGGCTGTTCACCCCGGATGCGTCGTTGTCGTTGACCCGCGACGGCGTGCGGGAACCGGTGGCCAACGCCCGCCCCATCGATGCGCTGCACGCCCACCAGGCCCGCGAGGTGATGCGGCGGGCCCAGGCCATGGCCTACTGA
- a CDS encoding alpha-(1->6)-mannopyranosyltransferase A, which produces MPNPTTSPVPSAPSDTARGLAGLRQFAAGQQAGAAWTGCLGALLITLGGLGAGSTRIQDPLLDSLHLSWLRFGHGLVLSSVLLWAGVAVMLAAWLGLGRRVIDGAVSTYTLIATTGFWLAPLLLSVPVFSRDTYSYLAQGALLRDGFDPYQVGPVENPNPLLDDVSPIWAATTAPYGPAFILIAKLVTMLVGNNVVAGTMVLRLCMLPGLALLIWAAPRVAARVGGSAPAALYLAVLNPLVIIHLMGGVHNEMLMVGLVMAGIALTLERRHLAGITVVALAAAVKATAAIALPFLVWVWMRRLREQRGYPTVPAFATAAAASTVSVVAVFTVLSALAGVGLGWLTALLAGNVKIINWLTVPTAAANLIHAIGGLVAPVNFYAVLHITRISGVVVIALVLPVLWWRARRDDRSAIAGIAWAMLVVVLFVPAALPWYYTWPLAVAATLVRSPTAIAAIAAASTWIMVIFKPDGSHGMYTWLHVIGATGCAVYAWYRLSKAPAETA; this is translated from the coding sequence ATGCCCAATCCCACCACCTCACCGGTCCCCAGCGCGCCCAGCGACACCGCGCGCGGTCTTGCGGGCCTGCGGCAGTTCGCCGCCGGCCAGCAGGCAGGCGCCGCGTGGACCGGATGCCTGGGTGCACTGTTGATCACCCTGGGCGGGCTGGGCGCCGGCAGCACCCGGATCCAGGACCCCCTGCTCGACTCCCTGCACCTGTCGTGGCTGCGGTTCGGGCACGGCCTGGTGCTGTCGTCGGTGCTGTTGTGGGCCGGGGTCGCGGTGATGCTCGCGGCCTGGCTCGGCTTGGGCCGGCGGGTGATCGACGGCGCCGTCAGCACCTACACATTGATCGCCACCACCGGCTTCTGGCTGGCTCCCCTGCTGCTGTCGGTGCCGGTGTTCAGCCGCGACACCTACTCCTACCTGGCCCAAGGCGCCCTGCTGCGCGATGGATTCGACCCGTACCAAGTCGGGCCGGTGGAAAATCCCAACCCGCTGCTCGACGACGTCAGCCCGATCTGGGCGGCGACGACGGCGCCCTACGGGCCCGCGTTCATCTTGATCGCCAAGCTCGTCACGATGCTGGTGGGCAACAACGTGGTGGCCGGCACCATGGTGCTGCGACTGTGCATGCTGCCCGGACTGGCGCTGCTGATCTGGGCCGCGCCCCGGGTGGCCGCCCGGGTCGGCGGCAGCGCCCCCGCGGCGCTGTATCTGGCCGTGCTCAACCCGCTGGTGATCATCCACCTGATGGGTGGGGTGCACAACGAGATGCTGATGGTCGGCCTGGTGATGGCGGGCATCGCGCTGACACTGGAACGCCGGCACCTGGCGGGGATAACGGTGGTGGCACTGGCCGCGGCGGTGAAGGCCACCGCCGCGATCGCCCTGCCATTTCTGGTGTGGGTCTGGATGCGCCGCCTGCGCGAACAGCGCGGCTACCCGACGGTCCCGGCATTCGCCACCGCAGCGGCAGCCTCGACGGTCAGCGTTGTCGCCGTGTTCACCGTGCTGTCGGCCCTGGCCGGAGTCGGTTTGGGCTGGCTGACCGCACTGCTGGCCGGCAACGTCAAGATCATCAACTGGCTGACCGTGCCCACGGCGGCCGCCAACCTGATCCACGCCATCGGCGGACTGGTCGCCCCGGTCAACTTCTACGCGGTCTTGCACATCACCCGGATCAGCGGGGTCGTGGTGATCGCGCTGGTCCTGCCGGTGCTGTGGTGGCGAGCGCGGCGCGACGATCGCAGCGCGATCGCCGGCATCGCCTGGGCCATGCTGGTCGTCGTGCTGTTCGTGCCGGCAGCTCTGCCCTGGTACTACACCTGGCCGCTGGCGGTGGCCGCCACCCTGGTGCGTTCCCCGACCGCCATCGCCGCGATCGCGGCGGCCTCGACCTGGATCATGGTGATCTTCAAACCCGACGGCTCCCATGGCATGTACACCTGGCTGCACGTGATCGGCGCGACGGGCTGCGCCGTCTACGCCTGGTACCGGCTGTCCAAAGCGCCGGCCGAAACCGCCTGA
- the idsA2 gene encoding bifunctional (2E,6E)-farnesyl/geranyl diphosphate synthase, which produces MAGAVTEQLRSHLRTRRTETAYIGDDYQDLITGLEDFVLDGGKRLRPAFAYWGWRAITGRDAGDRELLLFSALELLHACALVHDDVIDASATRRGNPTTHRKFAELHRARGWRGSADQFGISAAILLGDLALVWADDIVADADLPDDARRRVRRVWSDIRTEVLGGQYLDIAAESSGVDSIASAMRVNTYKTASYTVVRPLQLGAAAAADRPDIQALFGEIGTDLGVAFQLRDDVLGVFGDPAVTGKPSGDDLRSGKRTVLLAEAVDLADKSDPAAANRLRSAIGTALTEAQVRELCDTIEAVGALAAVEDRIDLLIRRALTALAAAPIDEVAKAGLTDLARRVADRSA; this is translated from the coding sequence CTGGCCGGCGCCGTGACCGAACAGCTGCGCTCCCACCTGCGCACGCGGCGTACCGAGACAGCTTATATCGGTGACGACTACCAGGATCTGATCACCGGCCTCGAGGACTTCGTGCTCGACGGCGGCAAACGGCTGCGTCCGGCCTTCGCCTACTGGGGCTGGCGCGCCATCACCGGCCGCGACGCCGGCGACCGCGAACTGCTGCTGTTCTCGGCACTGGAACTGCTGCACGCCTGCGCGCTGGTGCACGACGACGTGATCGACGCCTCGGCGACCCGCCGTGGCAATCCGACCACGCACCGCAAGTTCGCCGAGTTGCATCGCGCCCGCGGCTGGCGCGGCTCGGCCGACCAGTTCGGGATATCGGCGGCCATCCTGCTCGGCGACCTGGCCCTGGTGTGGGCCGACGACATCGTCGCCGACGCCGATCTGCCCGACGATGCCCGGCGCCGCGTGCGGCGGGTCTGGTCGGATATCCGCACCGAGGTGCTGGGCGGCCAGTACCTCGACATCGCCGCCGAGTCCAGTGGCGTGGACTCGATCGCCTCGGCGATGCGCGTCAACACCTACAAGACCGCCTCCTACACGGTGGTGCGCCCCTTGCAACTGGGCGCCGCCGCGGCAGCCGACCGGCCCGATATCCAGGCACTGTTCGGCGAGATCGGCACCGACCTGGGCGTGGCGTTCCAGCTGCGCGACGACGTGCTGGGGGTGTTCGGCGATCCGGCGGTGACCGGCAAGCCCTCCGGCGACGACCTGCGCTCGGGCAAGCGCACCGTCCTGCTGGCCGAGGCCGTGGACCTGGCCGACAAGTCGGACCCGGCGGCGGCCAACCGGTTGCGCAGCGCGATCGGCACCGCACTGACCGAGGCGCAGGTCCGCGAACTGTGCGACACCATCGAGGCGGTGGGCGCCCTTGCCGCCGTCGAAGACCGCATCGACCTGCTGATCCGCCGTGCCCTGACCGCGCTGGCGGCAGCACCCATCGACGAGGTCGCCAAAGCCGGACTCACCGACCTGGCTCGCCGCGTAGCCGACCGGTCCGCCTGA
- a CDS encoding mycobacterial-type methylenetetrahydrofolate reductase has translation MTLNTVALELVPPNVERGPEQTIEEAHKVVRFAAETGLQGKIRHILMPGMIAEEDDRPIEMKPKLDVLDFWQAIRPELPGMAGLCTQVTSFSDEAGLRSRLHELTTAGIEGVVFVGVPRTMADGEGSGVPPTDALAMFRDDVSNRGAILIPTRAEELGRFRFKCERGATFALTQLLYSDAIVSFLTEFAKHSDARPEILLSFGFVPTVENRVGLINWLIQDPGNPAVAAEQAFVKTLADSEPEQRRKLMLDLYKRVIDGVADLGFPLSIHLEATYGVSAAAFRTFAQMLDYWSPGPS, from the coding sequence GTGACCTTGAACACCGTCGCACTCGAGCTTGTCCCACCGAACGTGGAACGGGGTCCCGAGCAGACGATCGAGGAGGCGCACAAGGTCGTGCGGTTCGCCGCCGAAACCGGCCTGCAGGGCAAGATCCGCCACATCTTGATGCCGGGGATGATCGCCGAGGAGGACGACCGCCCCATCGAGATGAAGCCCAAGCTCGACGTGCTGGACTTCTGGCAGGCGATCCGGCCCGAGCTGCCGGGCATGGCCGGGTTGTGCACCCAGGTCACTTCGTTTTCCGACGAGGCCGGCCTGCGCAGCCGGCTGCATGAGCTCACCACGGCGGGGATCGAGGGCGTGGTGTTCGTGGGCGTGCCCCGCACCATGGCCGACGGCGAGGGCTCGGGCGTGCCGCCGACCGATGCGCTGGCGATGTTCCGCGACGACGTGTCCAACCGCGGCGCGATCCTGATTCCGACCCGGGCCGAGGAGCTCGGCCGGTTCCGTTTCAAGTGCGAACGCGGGGCGACCTTCGCGCTGACTCAGCTGCTGTACTCCGACGCGATCGTGTCGTTCCTCACCGAGTTCGCCAAGCACAGCGATGCCCGGCCGGAGATCCTGCTGTCGTTCGGCTTTGTCCCCACGGTCGAGAACCGGGTCGGTCTGATCAACTGGCTGATTCAAGATCCGGGCAACCCGGCGGTGGCCGCCGAACAGGCGTTCGTCAAGACGCTGGCCGACAGCGAACCCGAACAGCGGCGCAAGCTGATGCTGGACCTGTACAAGCGGGTGATCGACGGTGTCGCGGATCTGGGCTTCCCGTTGAGCATCCATCTGGAGGCGACGTACGGGGTGTCGGCGGCGGCATTCCGGACCTTTGCGCAGATGCTCGACTACTGGTCGCCCGGGCCGAGCTGA
- a CDS encoding LppM family (lipo)protein: protein MTALVALLLITVPLAGCVRIRASITVSPDDQVSGQLIVAAKPRNDNDTGPKLSADVPFPQKVAISNYNRDGYVGSQAVFSDLTFAELPQLAGMHRDAAGVDLSLRRAGNLVILEGRVDLTTLEDPEADVELSVAFPGEVTSTNGDRLGGDMVRWKLKPGVVSTMSAQARYTDPSTRSFAHAALWLTLSTFAAAGLVALMAWQGRDRSPRFRSPDDAGV from the coding sequence CTGACAGCCCTGGTGGCGCTGCTGCTGATCACGGTTCCACTGGCCGGATGCGTCCGCATCCGCGCCAGCATCACCGTCTCGCCCGACGACCAGGTCTCCGGCCAGCTGATCGTGGCGGCCAAGCCGCGCAACGACAACGACACCGGTCCCAAGCTCAGCGCCGACGTGCCGTTCCCCCAAAAAGTCGCGATCTCCAACTACAACCGGGACGGCTACGTCGGCTCCCAGGCGGTGTTCTCCGATCTGACCTTCGCCGAACTGCCGCAGCTGGCCGGTATGCACCGCGACGCCGCCGGGGTGGACCTGTCGCTGCGTCGCGCCGGCAATCTGGTGATCCTGGAGGGCCGCGTCGATCTGACCACCCTCGAAGACCCCGAGGCCGACGTCGAGCTGAGCGTGGCGTTCCCCGGCGAGGTGACCTCCACCAACGGCGACCGCCTCGGCGGCGACATGGTGCGTTGGAAACTCAAGCCGGGTGTGGTGAGCACCATGAGCGCCCAGGCCCGCTACACCGACCCCAGCACGCGCTCGTTCGCCCACGCCGCCCTGTGGCTGACCCTGTCGACGTTCGCCGCGGCAGGCCTGGTCGCGCTGATGGCGTGGCAGGGCCGGGACCGCTCACCGCGGTTCCGTTCGCCCGACGACGCCGGCGTCTGA
- a CDS encoding GNAT family N-acetyltransferase, giving the protein MSPREMADHLGEALRVYVTAMGYPPGTEGQRAAMWLDHTRRTGWRAVAAFDDGDQGEANPAAAGNGHPGSPASASASASHGAELLGVAYGYCGAPDQWWQQQVVLGLQRRGLPRSEIIRLMTSYFELTELHVTPRAQGGGLGESLLRRLLTGRPEANVLLSTPETSGESNRAWRLYRRLGFTDIMRGHHFAGDPRPFAILGRPLPL; this is encoded by the coding sequence ATGTCGCCGCGAGAGATGGCAGATCACCTCGGCGAGGCACTGCGCGTCTATGTCACCGCGATGGGCTACCCGCCGGGCACCGAGGGGCAACGGGCTGCCATGTGGCTCGACCACACTCGCCGCACGGGATGGCGTGCGGTGGCGGCCTTCGACGACGGCGACCAGGGCGAAGCCAACCCCGCAGCCGCCGGGAACGGACACCCCGGCTCGCCGGCGTCGGCGTCGGCGTCGGCGTCGCACGGAGCCGAACTGCTGGGGGTGGCGTATGGCTACTGCGGCGCCCCCGACCAGTGGTGGCAGCAGCAGGTGGTGCTGGGTCTGCAGCGCCGCGGCCTGCCCCGGTCGGAGATCATCCGCCTGATGACCAGTTACTTCGAGCTGACCGAACTGCACGTGACGCCGCGGGCCCAGGGTGGCGGTCTGGGAGAGTCCTTGCTGCGGCGCCTGCTGACCGGACGACCCGAGGCCAACGTGCTGCTGTCCACCCCGGAGACAAGCGGTGAGAGCAATCGCGCCTGGCGGTTGTACCGCCGGCTGGGCTTCACCGACATCATGCGCGGGCACCACTTCGCCGGCGATCCCCGGCCCTTCGCCATCCTGGGCCGGCCGCTGCCGTTATAG
- a CDS encoding DUF3040 domain-containing protein — MPLSDHEQRMLDEIESALYAEDPKFASSVRGAALRTPTTRRRVQGMALFVTGLVLLVSGIPIYATTVNPGFLILSVLGFVVMFGGAVFAITGNHAAPGLDTVKTGGTAQRRVKGSSGTFASRMEDRFRRRFEP; from the coding sequence ATGCCACTCTCCGACCATGAGCAGCGCATGCTCGATGAGATCGAGAGCGCTCTCTACGCCGAGGACCCCAAATTCGCGTCCAGTGTTCGCGGCGCCGCCCTGCGTACCCCCACCACCCGTCGGCGGGTGCAGGGCATGGCGCTGTTCGTGACCGGTCTGGTGCTGCTGGTCTCCGGCATCCCGATTTACGCGACCACGGTCAATCCCGGATTCCTGATCCTGAGCGTGCTGGGATTCGTGGTCATGTTCGGCGGGGCGGTGTTCGCCATCACCGGCAACCACGCGGCCCCCGGGTTGGACACCGTCAAGACGGGCGGCACCGCACAGCGGCGGGTCAAGGGCTCCAGCGGCACGTTCGCCAGCCGGATGGAAGATCGTTTCCGTCGCCGGTTCGAACCCTAG
- the mraZ gene encoding division/cell wall cluster transcriptional repressor MraZ — translation MFLGTYTPKLDDKGRLTLPAKFRDALAGGLMVTKSQDHSLAVYPRAEFEQLARRAAKASRSNPDARAFLRNLAAATDEQHPDAQGRITLSPDHRRYANLSKECVVIGSVDYLEIWDARAWSDYQQLHEENFSAASDEALSDII, via the coding sequence ATGTTCCTCGGCACCTACACGCCCAAGCTCGACGACAAGGGGCGGCTGACACTGCCCGCGAAGTTTCGTGATGCGCTGGCAGGAGGGTTGATGGTCACCAAGAGTCAGGACCACAGCCTGGCCGTGTATCCCCGTGCGGAGTTCGAGCAGTTGGCCCGCCGGGCAGCGAAGGCTTCGCGCAGCAACCCGGACGCGCGGGCTTTCCTGCGCAACCTGGCTGCCGCCACCGACGAGCAGCACCCCGACGCCCAGGGCCGGATCACCTTGTCGCCCGACCACCGCCGCTACGCGAACCTTTCCAAGGAGTGCGTGGTCATCGGCTCGGTCGACTACCTGGAGATCTGGGACGCCCGAGCCTGGAGCGACTACCAGCAGTTGCACGAAGAGAACTTCTCCGCGGCCAGCGATGA